The region GTCGAGTGGCTCCCGCCGACCTTCTCGCGCGGCGGGGTCTCGACCACTTCGAGCGGGACCTCGCCGCTCCGCTCGACCACCGCCCGCACCGGGTCCCCGTCGGGGTCGGCCACCCGCCGGAGGTCGTAGTGCAACTGGGCGCGCAGGACCCCCAATACGTCACGGTCGCCGGTCGCGTAGACCTCCTCGGGTCGTTTCCGGTGGACCTCGTCGGCGAGCCGACCCGCGAAGTTCCGGCGCTCGCGCTTTTCGTTCTCGCCGGATTCCTCGACGGTGGTCACCGTCCACGTCCCGACGCGCTCGCCGTCGAGCAGGCTGGTGACGGTCGCGCGCTCGCGGCCGACCTCGCAGACCACGCAGTCGGCGTTGGCGGTGTCACACGCGAGACAGAAATCGCCGGCACGGTCGAGCGACCCTCCACACCGACGACACTCCATGCCCGAACGTACCCACGGCCACTGATAACCCGGTCGCTTCAGCCCAGGTCCCGCGGGTCCGTCTTGAGGAACTCACGGAGCACCACCGTGGCGTACGACCCCTTCGGCAGACGAAAGCCGAACGTGAGCGGGTCGCGCTCGACCGCGAGGTCCGTGCGGACCAGTATCGCCCGCCGGGTGCCCGTCGAGTG is a window of Halococcus hamelinensis 100A6 DNA encoding:
- a CDS encoding DUF2103 domain-containing protein, coding for MECRRCGGSLDRAGDFCLACDTANADCVVCEVGRERATVTSLLDGERVGTWTVTTVEESGENEKRERRNFAGRLADEVHRKRPEEVYATGDRDVLGVLRAQLHYDLRRVADPDGDPVRAVVERSGEVPLEVVETPPREKVGGSHSTLVGGREGKRIVRLAADHPHVKKVIPGPIDAGGRGSRTGVRAKATRADGTGNVRLLVRDGSSVQEVRVVTTAADRAQGERVRGDLNAGLDEAGFRAA